The following proteins are co-located in the Phaeodactylum tricornutum CCAP 1055/1 chromosome 2, whole genome shotgun sequence genome:
- a CDS encoding predicted protein, with amino-acid sequence MTRNELFKEAFSQAVAAFLVDVPVIMHGSGDVTSSAVHPDTAHLLSSLTTQYISNLVDAALDSHLMLQDGGEHSHVLRPPPPTFRRSRLPPIPLAPELIKANKRKRRRVRSADEFWDDPLPKPKIRKPGPTLTMPNRGEATPDGNVSIDEWVGVAGVDLMENRARLAYVRGTAALSTQSFIFPICHDIYAYGRVTEVQAAKRTIQPLLIDQTLMELVRTDGQTQGHTQRKKTQRFDNESDSDEDGEDEAKQDAEDIGPEWPGLEAVLPVHCGEGILDFAGSIS; translated from the coding sequence ATGACGCGAAATGAACTTTTTAAAGAAGCCTTTTCACAGGCTGTTGCGGCATTTTTGGTGGATGTGCCCGTCATCATGCATGGTTCCGGCGACGTAACGTCGTCGGCTGTCCACCCCGACACGGCCCATCTCCTTTCATCATTGACGACACAATATATCTCCAACTTGGTGGACGCTGCTCTCGACTCCCATCTCATGCTACAGGATGGCGGAGAGCACAGTCATGTTTTGAGGCCTCCTCCTCCCACTTTTCGACGATCTCGTCTTCCACCGATACCTCTCGCACCGGAACTTATTAAGGCCAATAAACGAAAGCGCCGCCGCGTTCGTTCCGCAGACGAATTTTGGGATGACCCATTACCAAAGCCGAAAATTAGAAAGCCGGGACCTACTCTAACCATGCCGAACAGGGGCGAGGCTACGCCCGACGGCAACGTCTCCATTGACGAATGGGTTGGTGTAGCTGGTGTCGATCTGATGGAAAATCGTGCTCGATTGGCTTATGTACGAGGTACTGCTGCGCTGTCGACGCAATCGTTCATCTTTCCAATTTGCCACGATATCTACGCCTACGGTCGCGTCACGGAAGTGCAGGCCGCCAAGCGCACAATCCAACCGCTATTGATCGATCAAACACTAATGGAATTGGTACGAACAGACGGACAAACACAGGGACACACACAAAGGAAGAAAACACAGCGATTTGATAATGAATCTGACTCCGACGAAGATGGCGAAGACGAGGCCAAGCAAGACGCCGAGGATATTGGGCCCGAATGGCCTGGGTTGGAGGCCGTGCTGCCTGTCCATTGCGGGGAAGGGATACTGGACTTTGCCGGCTCAATATCATAG